The Tenrec ecaudatus isolate mTenEca1 unplaced genomic scaffold, mTenEca1.hap1 Scaffold_4238, whole genome shotgun sequence genome includes the window GCAGCCCCGGTCATAAAGGGCTTCATGCGTTCCGGCTTCCGCTCCTCCAGCTTGCCTTTGAGggatttcatgtagtccttgatgtaCCTCTTGTAGGCCTCCTTGGTGAAGCTGGTCtcctgcaagtgatggttcatgacGATGTCCACGTCGGTGACCACCTTGTGCTCGGGCCCGTCGCCCTCGGGGCCTTCGGCGGACGCGTTGCCGCCGATGAGCGCGTCATAGATGTGGCCTTGGGCCCTGCGGACCATGGTAccctccacttccagacacagcccgcCCGTGATCTCCCAGATCTTGTACACGTCAGAGAACAGCTCATCTCGGCTGATGAGGTCCCGGTAGATGATCATGACGGTGGCGAGAGGGCGGTGGCTGCGCTGGCTTCGGGCAGCTCGGAGCTCcaagaggacagcgctgaagggAGCGAAAGTTACAGTTGGCGCTGGGGGTGGGGCGGCCGGCGCAAGGGGAGGGGcatctggcagaaggggcggggtgcttttcaacactttcaagatgtcttttgaagcagatttatctactgtcatggttcacttgatctcttgacttctgcttccatgggcacttattgtgcatgcaagcaagatgtaatcattgacaatcccaatatgttctaaaattctcattatgctatgtattggtccagtcacataaaatgtaactttctacccacccctatgggaagagaatgactttctgtttgtgaaagccttacaagtgttgtatttatttctttcataatgagcatgtgtaacagaaagcatacaagtctacttttggggtgaactgggtgtaatctatattgaattttgaagatatggatttacttgctgtattcaatataaacagggcaaacagattggTATGTACTGCTCACTCTCTATCTCTTTTAAAGCTCAGTACCTATTCGGGGCCCtcattgtgtttaaatatcttaATTATATGCAGAGGTTCATTATCTGTATCAACTTTCTGGGGTCATAATTCTTTGTAGTGTAGTAATTACGTAATGATGTCAGTTTTAGAGTCTGGTCGAGTAGTATGCTCAGtgggtctattaatcaagagatggtggcttcaaactcaccaagtttccaattgagaaaggtgagaagtttgctcccataaagacatattttagtttttatcaaagtacctgatacttcctcttgagtggaaatggaatggtccacgtgtactttataggagaaatatgtggtttttctaatcccagaaagaattacagtcataaaaactcacaggggcagttctaccttgtcctaaatagttattagtctgctctgatgcaatggcagtgagaatatttttactcttattctggattatggtatataatgaaaacattttcagttgcctgcagggatgtgggtgatttttctgttttcctgatagtaggacatgcaatagggccagtagtttggggatcctattatggacagcattgagggaactagggagcaattctagtctgtccaatgattggctatgagggggaatggacacagtgttactgggcttgatttattttatgttgatgATATAAAGTGAAACTCTGATGGATCAGTTGTGATGGTatcatgtgtgaagacattccatggtaaagggattcaggctgtttggtaaatcctttaCTCCCTTCATAAGCTTTCTGGGATAAAGGTAAAGGGATTATCCTGTGGTATAGCAGCACAGCCTTTCAtctctgaaagcattatagagaattgaaaagagagatgtaggacctgactacagcaagaaaggagacctggatcagagttcttctgtggaccagcagtccctacacagtgaacctcctagatccaaggtaatgttgaagcacacatacacatacacagtgctatctaaagcaagttaatcccacagatagtccaagcagacaaggaacttgccccagaagcaacagaataagagaggcttaacctatggctgataggctacgtaacataagccacagaattctacccacctaatttataagaaaatacacaTTAAACGGAAAACCCCCCAATTAGTGATGATTCCTTCAAAAGacacttaaaaactaagaaaatgtgctggactcttcttcagagctcaacactgaacacatctggttggatgccatttttggaagggtattgcccatccctcttccctttcacgttcttcaatgttattgaaatcacttgggtttatggaacagtctgttttttgtaatgggttaggttctttatcggcttgcttggccaggattctcagaaggttaaCGATTACGATAATGTCAGCCTAGGTGACAAGTAATGCCATcacatccatgaagagattttctgtcagcagccagaagtgggaggtgctatcctggtgggtgtggtttcccccagtataaatgtaagtggattctctctgtaCGCTGTGCAGATTTGGCCAGGTCCAGGGCCTCACCATACTTGTGCATCTCCAGACTTGcgacagcatcttgccatatttcctacataacttggattcatccttctgcatagcctgggaggaagcagcctaccgtcccacgttcccatcttggattcctctggtactcacctacttgagtcaagagagtggtccagaatgatatctgagccttgaaagcctctacaactgtgaattgaaaaggtgagtagtgtgactagaattttttcctaaacatttctgacacggtgtaatggtggcgggatgggattaaaagtgaggcttgcttctttagtaaagggcacagtctctgacactcatggggaagcactgattcaataacagTCAGTGACTAAAGGTGCGGGGGCGAAGATTTCAGAGAATGGAGGTCACCCACCCACTTGGCCTTCCCTAAGGTCTGaccagatgcagcttacccttcatgggtcaggattccttttggagaagattcgtcagaatgagcacagggacccactcagcatcttggagcttcccatccagagttatgttgcaacatgaggcttcatccattgcccctctgg containing:
- the LOC142436579 gene encoding translationally-controlled tumor protein-like; amino-acid sequence: MIIYRDLISRDELFSDVYKIWEITGGLCLEVEGTMVRRAQGHIYDALIGGNASAEGPEGDGPEHKVVTDVDIVMNHHLQETSFTKEAYKRYIKDYMKSLKGKLEERKPERMKPFMTGAAEQIKHILANFKKYQFFQGENTIPDGMVALLDYREGGGTPYMIFFKDSLEMEKC